The Deltaproteobacteria bacterium DNA window GCGCCAAAGAGCCTGACCCAGTGACAGCAGCAAGTTTGGCGGAACTTGGCGGCGCAGACGGTATAACCATTCATCTCCGTGAGGACAGAAGGCATATTCAGGACAGGGACGCAATCATCCTGAGGAAGACGGTTAAGACCAAACTTAATCTGGAAATGGCTGGAACGCAGGAGATGATGAAGATTGCCCTTGAGCTGAAACCGGATATGGTTACGCTTGTGCCGGAAAAGCGGCAGGAGCTGACAACAGAAGGCGGTCTGGATGTAAAAACCCAGAAAGATCACCTCAAAAAGTTTATCGCTGCCCTTAAAGAAGCCGGAATCAGGGTAAATCTTTTTATTGACCCTGAGCCGGAACAGGTAAAGGCCAGTCACAGAATAGACACAAATGGCATAGAAATACATACAGGGAAGTATTGTAATACGCAGGATGGGGTATTGAAAAAAGATAAAGAACTGGAACGGATATATAATACAGCCCTTCTTGCGTCAAAACTCGGCATGGCTGTTCATGCAGGCCACGGCCTTGATTATTACAACATAAAGAGGGTTGCAGAGATAAAAGAGATTGAAGAATTTGCCATTGGCTTCAGCATAATAGCAAAAAGCGTATTTGTTGGCATAGAGAGAGCAGTTAGGGAGATAAAGGAGCTTGTAAAATAGTATGATTTACAATATCGGCATAGACATTGTGCATATCCCTAAGTTCAAAAAGGCGGTTGAAAGATGGGGAGATAAACTTAAAAAAAGAATATTTACTAAAGGCGAGTTAGCATACTGCAAAAACAGAAGATTTTCTGAGCAGCACCTTGCAGTGCGCTTTGCAGCCAAAGAGGCCTTTATAAAGGCCCTCGGGCGCGGAGTTGGATCTAATAAAGAGATAGAGGTAACAAACAACAGTGATGGCAGGCCTTACATATTATTGAACTCAAAATCCCCAATTCAGAACTCGGAACTCCGAACTCATTTATCCCTTTCCCATGACGGTGATTACTGTATTGCACAGGTGATATTAGAGACAAACGAGTAATAAATTATGAGATGGACAACATTGACAATCTTTGCTTTATTATCAATTATGATAGCGAACGGCTGTTCAAAGATTGGAAAAGAGGATAAGACTGAGGGGGCTTCTATGAAAAGTGAGGCTAATAATCTTGAAAAGGCA harbors:
- a CDS encoding pyridoxine 5'-phosphate synthase, translating into MARLSVNIDHVATIRQARCAKEPDPVTAASLAELGGADGITIHLREDRRHIQDRDAIILRKTVKTKLNLEMAGTQEMMKIALELKPDMVTLVPEKRQELTTEGGLDVKTQKDHLKKFIAALKEAGIRVNLFIDPEPEQVKASHRIDTNGIEIHTGKYCNTQDGVLKKDKELERIYNTALLASKLGMAVHAGHGLDYYNIKRVAEIKEIEEFAIGFSIIAKSVFVGIERAVREIKELVK
- the acpS gene encoding holo-ACP synthase, giving the protein MIYNIGIDIVHIPKFKKAVERWGDKLKKRIFTKGELAYCKNRRFSEQHLAVRFAAKEAFIKALGRGVGSNKEIEVTNNSDGRPYILLNSKSPIQNSELRTHLSLSHDGDYCIAQVILETNE